The genomic segment CGCTTCGGATTCATTTTTGTCACCTGGGTATTTACTGCGTATTTATGATCGGGGCCGGCACCACCGGAGATTTTCCCAAAATATGATTTCCGTTTTTCGGGCTTGGTGACAATATTGATGACCTTCATCCTTTTGCCGTCATCAAAGCCGCTGAATTTGGCCTGTTCTGTCTTATCGTCAATCAGCTGTACTTTAGCGATGACGTCTGCGGGCAAATTTTTAAGGGCAACTTTTGGGTCTGTGCTGAAGAATTCACGTCCATCAATGATGATCTTGTTTACCGCCTCGCCCTGTGCCTTCACATTTCCATCTTCGTCGATTTCTACGCCCGGAATCTGCTTAATCAGTTCGTCGGCATCCGCAAAATCCTGTGTTACATATTTTTTGGCATCAAATTCAAGTGTGTCACCACGTACCTGAACACTACTGGGCGAAATGCTGATTTCGTCCAATATGATTTCCGAGTTATTGAGCTTGAACGTTAGGTCAACAGTCTTGTCCAGTAACCGGACTTTCCGGATATCGGCCGCATAGCCCATCGGCTGCACCGAAACCAGATACTCACCGCTGGGAAGCGGCCGGCTGACAAATTTGCCCAATATATCCGTTGGTATCTGAGTCCGGCTTGAATCTTTTAGTGCGATAATCGTCACGCTGGCGCCAGATATCGGTTTCGAATTGCTGTTGTCCACAAGCTTTCCGGAAATATATTGCTGGCCAAAGGCTTGCGCCCCCCACAGCACAAAACTGAATGATAGTACAAGAAAGGCCCAGGGATTGATTTTCATTGGTTAGGAATCGCTGCTTAGTTTAATGACCTGATGACAGTTATAATTTTATATTTTTCAAATTTAGGCGACTATGGAATACAAATTACTATCATTTTAGTTACAATAGCATTTGCCGAACCGGATAGAGACGTCTATGCGCTGAAAACACGTATAGCGATAGATCAGAACATAATAATTGAGAAACAATAGCCATCGCTAAGAGCAGATAAGCTCTTGTCATATGCCGCGCGCATTGTATTGCATTTGAAAGGCAATTTATCTAAGTTTGCAGTAGAATTAAAAATCAACTGAACAGTAGCGTATGAAAGATAGTGTTTTGAGTAGAAAAGAGCGGATCATGAAGGAAGCTTTGCTGCTTTTTTCAGAACAGGGTTATACCAATACGTCTACCAAAACGATTGCACAGAATGCCGGTGTTTCGGAGGCTTTGATTTTCAAACATTTTGGTAATAAGGATGCGCTTCTGGTCTATCTGATCAAGTCCGGGTATCGCAAAGTGCTGACGCATCACCGTGGGATGATGACTTACCGTGAGCCGAAAGACTTTTTGCGGACCATGATCAACCTGCCGAACAAGCTGGTGACGGCCGAACCAATATTCTGGAAACTGCAGGAACGTCTGTCGCACCATCCTTTTTCTAAACAGCAGCACGAACAGTTTATGAAGCCCGTGCAGCCCATTATTCATCGTGCGTTTAAGGAACTGGGATATGAAAATCCCGAACTTGAAACACAGTTCCTGCTGTTGATCATAGATACGCTATGGAAGAAAGAAGCAATCGGTGAATTGGAGCATGTGATGGAACTGACGCTGTTTCTGGAAAAAAAGTATAATCTGATTTAGCTTATTTCATTACATTCTGACTTTTTATAAGCTGCGCCAGCAGAGTACTGGATCACTCTACAGCCCCCCCGTTCATTACCTCGATGATCCATGCCTCTGAACTAAACCTTGCTGCATAACTATCCTGTTTTTACAATCCGTAGCACATGGCCCCAGTCATCCCATACGATGCACTTTCAGCTGTTAATCCCTCGATAACGTTTGGCGCCAGATTGCCCTTTTGTCGTGTCGCTTCGTCAAGAGATCAGTTCATGATTGAGCATCTCATAGGTTTGTCGTGCGTCTTTTTGCGTGTTTATATTAAATTGTTGCAAAATCAATTTCATTTTCTCCAAAATTATGACGTTATTAGTACTCAATTTAATTCATTATACAAACTAATTTATGTTCAAAAAACTTGGTCTCGGACTATTGGCTTTGGCCGGCACGATTTCATTCCTGCGAGCACAAGACAAGAAAGATTTTGTGAAATATATCAATTCCCAGCACGATTGGGTAGATGCGGTATTCAATACATTGACACCAAAGGAAAAAGTTGCTCAATTGTTTTTGGTGCGGGCGCATACGAATCTGGGCCAGAAGTATATCGATTCTGTTGCACAGGTTGTGAAAGACGAACAGCTTGGTGGCCTTGTTGTATTTCAGGGTGGACCCGTGCGGCATGTGGACATGTTCAACCGTTATCAGTCCCTGGCAAAGGTACCGTTGATGATAACTTTTGATGGTGAATGGGGGCTTGGTATGCGGATGCCGGATTCTACGTTATCTTTTCCTTATCAGATGACCCTCGGAGCTGTGCAGGACAATCAGCTGATCTACCGGATGGGCCGCGAAGTTGCACAGGATTTTCACCGGATTGGTATGCACTTCAATTTTGCGCCGGATGTGGATATCAACAATAATCCTAAAAACCCGGTAATCGGTATCCGTTCATTCGGCGATAATAAATATAATGTTACCCAAAAGGCAAAGGCCTATATGGACGGCATGGTTGATGGTGGTATATTGGCATCCATCAAACATTTCCCGGGACATGGAGATACTGATGTCGACTCACATTATGATCTGCCACAGTTACCTTTTGATAAAAAGAGGCTCGATACGCTGGAAATGTATCCATTCAAAGAGCTTATCAATGCTGGAGCTCCCGCGGTGATGGTGGCACATATGAATATTCCGAGCCTTGATGCTACTCCCAACATGCCTTCGTCAATTTCAAAAAAGGTTGTTACGGACCTTCTCCGGAATGAGCTCGGTTTTAAGGGGCTGACCGTCACCGATGCGATGGACATGAAAGGGGTGAAAAAATTTTTTCCGAACGGAGAGGCGGATGTACAGGCGATCATTGCGGGACATGATCTGCTGGAAGTGTCGGAGAACAGTAAACGGGCGATTGACCTTATCCTGAAAGCCATCGACGAAGGGCGTATTGCACAGTCCGATATCGATGCCCGCGTAAAGCGTGTACTTGCGGCCAAGCTGTGGTTGGGGCTGGATAAATATCAGACGACATCGCAGCAAAATTTATACGCGGACCTTCATCGGGCATCTGCCATACAGCTGATCGATGAACTGTCCAATGCGGCAATCACTGCGCTTAGATCAACGGACAAGTTGAAATCTTTCAAAAAGGAGCTGCCGACAGCAATTATTAATATTGGCATCCCGGCCAATCAGACCTTCCAGGATGATCTCATTAAAGGTCTGAGTAATGCAACAGCGTATTTTGTCCCCGACAGCATCAGCAAAGACGAAATGAAGCGCCTTGTCAAAGAGATCAAGAAAAACAAGCAATATATCATTGCCGTACATGATACCAGACTTCGTCCGCGGCCTTCCCTCGTGCTGAATGAAAATGTACAAGGTCTAATGAACAAGTTTGCCAAAAAGTCCATTCTGACTTTATTCACCAACGCCTATGCCCTGGATGGCATTGAAGCTTCGAAAAAAGCCAAGACGATTTTACTAGCCTATCAGAACGATGCATTTATGCAACATGCTGCTGCGAAGACCGTCCTTGGCCAAAATATCCCAAAGGGGAAATTGCCGGTAACCATCAACAAGAAATTTAAAACGGGACACGGAAAATAGACTCTTTTAAAATCACACTAAAACAACAACCCTCCTCGGATGCCGCTGAAGAAGCAATCACTCCTGGAGGGTTATTTTATTTAAATTCTTTTCTTAAAGGTCTTCGTCAACTTCCCGGCTATCGGAAGGCCGGCTTTCGTTTTTCATCCTGTCAATGGCCGTGACGACGTATTTATAGCGGTGGCGCGGCTTGATGTCGTCATCGGTGTACTGGAGTTTATCCGCGTCATAGCTGATAGAAATGATTTTGCTGGGATCTTTGATGTTGACCCGTTCGCCTTCAGCAAAACGATAGACAACATACCCGTAGGCGGATTCGCCATCACTTGCCGCATCGGGTTTTTGCCAGAAGAGCGTATTCATTTTACCGTTGGCCAAAGATTTTACGAGTAATCCAAAGGGTGCGTTGGGCGCGATGCTGTCCAGCCATGGCATTGTAGGTGGCAATGCAGGTGCACGGTAGAGGTCATTTCGCATGGAGTCCTGTAGCCCCGCGAGATTATCAGTAAGCGACCGCGAGCTAAAATAAATACTTCCACCTACAAGATGCTCTTCCCGTAAGTGCCGCACCTGTCGTGGAATCTGGCTTTTGTCGGTCCACCCAACTTTGTTTTCTGTGACGCGGTATGCACCGTGTCCGACATAAAAATGCCGCCCGTAGGTATGTCGTTGCCACCAGGATACCAGTATTTCATAAGCTGCCGCCCGGTTTTTAAAAGGAAAGTAGATCTGCGGATTGATATAGTCTATCCAGCCTTCCTGCATCCATTTGACCCCATCGGCATAGAGCTCCCGGTAGGCGCTCAGGCCCCGTGTTTCGGATCCCGCACTATTATTCTCCTTATTATCCCATACACCGCAGGGACTGATTCCGTATTTGACATAAGGCTTGACTCGTTTGATGGCAGTCCCCAGATCTCGTACGAGCATGTTGACGTTATTGCGGCGCCAGTCTTCGATATGCTCAAAGCCGTTATTATATTGTGCAAACGTCATCTGGTCAGGTACTGGAGTGCTCCGGCTGTCCGGATAAGGGTAAAAATAGTCGTCAAAATGGATGCCATCCACGTCATAATTCTTGACCACGTCCATAATGACGTCGATGATATATTTGCGTACTTCGGGGAGTCCGGGATTAAAAAGTTTTTTCCCCGCATAGGTAAAGAACCATTCAGGGTGCCTTTTTGTGATATGGTCGTCCGAGAAATGTGCTGGGTTTAAGGTCGTCGACGCCCGATAGGGATTAAACCATGCGTGCAGCTCCATTCCCCTTTTATGCGCTTCTTCGATCGCGAATTGCAGTGGGTCGTAAAAGGGGGACGGAGGTTGTCCCTGTTTGCCCGTAAGATATCGGCTCCAGGGTTCCCTGCTCTTTGCATAAAAGGCATCAGCAGCAGGGCGAACCTGTAAAATAATGGCGTTTAGGCCCGCGCTTCGATGCTGGTCCAAAAGGTCGATAAATTCCTGTTTTTGTTGTGCTACATTACTGCCCGCCTTGACAGAAGGCCAGTCTATATTACCTATAGTCGCTACCCATACACCGCGAAACTCTCGCTTAGGTAGCTGCTGCGGGTATGTTTTAATTGATAATAAACAAATAACAAAGGCAAAAAAAGAATATAAATATGTTTTCCCGGTCATTCTATAAATTATAGCCAACAAAGATAGGGAAGCATTTCTTACTTTTTCCCTAAAAAATGTAAGATGTTTGTTGGATTCTTGTTAAAAGAACGACAGCTTGATTTTCAAATTGATAATAATGCAAATGCAGGTAACATGCTATGCTTATTTGTGCTAATTTAGATGCGGTTTTGACAACAGCCTTGAAGGCAGGCTAACCGCAACAATAAAGATGATGAGCAAAGAACAAATATCCGTTTTTGATATGTTTAAAATAGGTATCGGACCGTCGAGTTCGCATACCTTGGGCCCTTGGCGTGCCGCGCAGCAATTTACCCATGTCCTCCACATACAAGGTGTATTGGCAGAGGTAGAGCAGGTCAAAATTTTGCTTTACGGATCTTTAGCCAAGACTGGTGCCGGGCACGGAACCGATATCGCTGTGCTGCTGGGGCTAAGTGGTGACGATCCCGTTACTTTTGATGTGGACCGTGTGACACCAAAAGTTGAGCATATCAAAGCAGTAGGCGAACTAGAGGTCGGTGGTGAACGTAAAATTCCCTTTTCGTATACCGAAGACCTTCTTTTCCTGTACACAGAGAGCCTGCCCTTTCACCCGAATGCCGTTACTTTTCAGGCATTCCTGGCCAGTGGAAAAGCGATTACGGAAACCTACTATTCCATTGGTGGCGGATTTGTCGTGCAGGAAAATGATAACGAAAGTGTACTTTCGGAGGTGGATCTGCCATTTCCGGTGGATACAGCCCAGGAGCTGCTGCACTGGACGATGAAAACGGGATTGAAAATCTCTGAGCTTGTTCTTGAAAATGAGTGCGCGTGGCGGGAGGAGAGTGAGACTGTTGCTGGTGTGCTCAATATCTACAAAACAATATATGAGTGTATTTACCGCGGATGCCATACAGGAGGTACACTGCCGGGCGGCCTGAATGTAGAGCGGCGTGCGGCTAAATTAAATAAGAAACTGATGCAGGGGCGCAGCTATCAGGATTATGCGTCCTGGGTGATGGCGATCCGCGAAGGGGGACAGAATTTTCAATATATCCTGGATTGGGTGAGCTGTTTTGCTCTTGCTGTGAATGAAGAAAATGCTTCCTTTGGCCGCGTTGTTACCGCACCGACCAATGGTGCTTCGGGCGTGATTCCCGCGGTGTTGCAGTATTTTATAACCTTCCACGACGGAATGCGCGAAAATAAAATCATCCAGTTTATTCTGACCGCCTCCGAAATCGGCTCGATCTTTAAGAAAAATGCAACCATATCCGCTGCCATGGGCGGCTGTCAGGCCGAAATTGGCGTTTCCTCAGCCATGGCCGCGGGTGCACTGACAGAAGTACTGGGCGGCTCGCAGCGACAGGTGTTGATGGCTGCCGAAATCGCCATGGAGCATCATCTCGGGCTGACCTGTGACCCTATTGGCGGACTTGTGCAGATCCCGTGTATTGAGCGCAATACAATGGGCGCAATAAAAGCGATTACGGCTGCTCAGCTGGCCCTGCAATCGAATCCCGATAAAGCAAAAGTCAGCCTGGATACCGTGGTCAAAACCATGTGGGAGACGGCTTTGGATATGAATGCCAAGTACAAAGAAACAGCAGATGGTGGCCTGGCAGTCCATATTCCCCTGAGTCTGCCAGAATGTTAATGGTTTTCTGCCTGTTGTGATTTTTGTATCTTTGTTGCCGTGCCGTCACAGGGCCACTCGCAACGGCTGGAGGATGTAAACACAGCTGGGATACAGGGGACAAAGGAGATAGGCTGGGCTTTCAGCAGCAAAGAAAAAAAAGTAATAAAATGAAATATTGTGCAATAGCTTCGGGAAGTAATGGGAACTGCTATTATATAGCCAAAGATGATTCGGCAATATTGATTGATGCCGGCATCAACAGCAAGCATATTCATCTGCGGATGTATAATCTGGGAATACTGCCTACCCAAGTTAAGGCCATATTCATTACACACGAACATTCAGACCATATAAAAGGCCTTTCTGTCTTCGCAAAAAAATACGATCTGCCCGTATATATTACCAGAGGCAGTTATGATGGTTCCCGGTTACACTTACCGTCGCATCTGGTCAATATCATCGCGCCCAACGATGTCGTTGATGTCGGAGGGCTTAGGGTATATGGTATCCCTAAATTTCATGATGCCAAAGAACCCTGCAGTTTTTTGGTGTCCGATGGCACATATAATATCGGCGTGCTGACCGACATTGGCCGCCCCTGTGAAAACGTGCAGCATGTAATCCAGCATTCCGATGTACTCCTGCTGGAATCTAACTACGATGAAGATATGCTACGTACAGGACGATACTCTTATTTTCTGAAAAATAGAATCAGTAGTGGATGGGGGCACCTTTCCAATCGTGCTGCAGCCGAACTGTTCAATCAATACAGGACCGAGCGCCTCAAGCACTTGATTTTAACCCACCTCTCCGGAGAGAATAATACGGTCGAACTCGTCCACCAGACGTTTGAACCACATTGCGACCGTATCCAGCTTCATGTGGCTACACGCTACCGCGAAACCGAGTTATTTGATCTGGCGCAGCTGCTCATATCGCCATCCCTATTGTCCGGTAACGTCTGCGCTGGATGACACAGCTGGCGAATGGCCTTGTCCTGATTCGCCGGCATGATACCTGTTTTCACGCCCTCAGTATACCGTTACGCGCCCTCTCCAACCGAAAAAAATAAAATATAGTTGATATCCAAATAAATCCTTTTATATTTGCCTTTGTTTTTAATCAGTCTAAATTACTGGGTGGTGATTTGGCGATATGAATATAAACAAAAGCACCATGCATAGACGGCAATCTATCACATGGTGCAGTTCTAGAGACAGCGGCAACTGTCTATAGATAGACTGCGGCAGCAGATGCTGGCAGTCGCTTCCGGTACAACATGGAAGGATCTGCAAGATAACGAAAATAATATTCATTTCGTTGTCTGCCCGTTTGCGACGTGCAAGATCCTCCATAGTAAGTTGAAAACTATACGTATCAATCAACATATTATGAAAGTTCTTATTTCGCTTTTTACATTTCTAACAGCACTGTTGTACAGTTTCAGCAGCAATGCACACGCCCTTTGGATTGAATCATCTCCTTCCGGCACCGTTAATCAGCCACATGAGGTCAGGGTATATTACGGAGAATATGCGACCAATGAAAGAGACAATATCGAAAAATGGTATTCTGACGTGAAGGATTTTACATTGCTCCTGTATGTTCCGGGAAAAGAGCCTGTTCAGGTCGAATTGACCAACAAAGGCGACCATTTCGGTGGTTCGTTTCAGCCTACCGTGGAGGGAACCTATTTTTTATCTATTGTTAAAGCGCCTAAAGATTTAGGTGGCGATACCAAGTATGAGTTTTCATCCCTGGTGCCCGTCCAGGTGGGCAAATCGACAAAGTTGGATTATAGCTCCTTGAAAAATCCACTGCAGGTGGAACTGCTTAATGCGACTGTTGTGAAAAAAGGGGCTAGTCTGCAGGCAAAAGTTACAAGTGCAGGTCAGGCCGTTCCAAACGCAAAAGTATCTGTTTTTTCGTCTACCGGCTGGGGCAAGGAATTTGTTGCCGATGCTGCTGGCATCGTTACCTTTGATGCGCTTTGGTCCGGAGCTTACGTGCTTGAGGCCAGTATCTTCGAACAGAAATCCGG from the Sphingobacterium thalpophilum genome contains:
- a CDS encoding TetR/AcrR family transcriptional regulator, which gives rise to MKDSVLSRKERIMKEALLLFSEQGYTNTSTKTIAQNAGVSEALIFKHFGNKDALLVYLIKSGYRKVLTHHRGMMTYREPKDFLRTMINLPNKLVTAEPIFWKLQERLSHHPFSKQQHEQFMKPVQPIIHRAFKELGYENPELETQFLLLIIDTLWKKEAIGELEHVMELTLFLEKKYNLI
- a CDS encoding glycoside hydrolase family 3 protein; translation: MFKKLGLGLLALAGTISFLRAQDKKDFVKYINSQHDWVDAVFNTLTPKEKVAQLFLVRAHTNLGQKYIDSVAQVVKDEQLGGLVVFQGGPVRHVDMFNRYQSLAKVPLMITFDGEWGLGMRMPDSTLSFPYQMTLGAVQDNQLIYRMGREVAQDFHRIGMHFNFAPDVDINNNPKNPVIGIRSFGDNKYNVTQKAKAYMDGMVDGGILASIKHFPGHGDTDVDSHYDLPQLPFDKKRLDTLEMYPFKELINAGAPAVMVAHMNIPSLDATPNMPSSISKKVVTDLLRNELGFKGLTVTDAMDMKGVKKFFPNGEADVQAIIAGHDLLEVSENSKRAIDLILKAIDEGRIAQSDIDARVKRVLAAKLWLGLDKYQTTSQQNLYADLHRASAIQLIDELSNAAITALRSTDKLKSFKKELPTAIINIGIPANQTFQDDLIKGLSNATAYFVPDSISKDEMKRLVKEIKKNKQYIIAVHDTRLRPRPSLVLNENVQGLMNKFAKKSILTLFTNAYALDGIEASKKAKTILLAYQNDAFMQHAAAKTVLGQNIPKGKLPVTINKKFKTGHGK
- a CDS encoding glycoside hydrolase family 10 protein produces the protein MTGKTYLYSFFAFVICLLSIKTYPQQLPKREFRGVWVATIGNIDWPSVKAGSNVAQQKQEFIDLLDQHRSAGLNAIILQVRPAADAFYAKSREPWSRYLTGKQGQPPSPFYDPLQFAIEEAHKRGMELHAWFNPYRASTTLNPAHFSDDHITKRHPEWFFTYAGKKLFNPGLPEVRKYIIDVIMDVVKNYDVDGIHFDDYFYPYPDSRSTPVPDQMTFAQYNNGFEHIEDWRRNNVNMLVRDLGTAIKRVKPYVKYGISPCGVWDNKENNSAGSETRGLSAYRELYADGVKWMQEGWIDYINPQIYFPFKNRAAAYEILVSWWQRHTYGRHFYVGHGAYRVTENKVGWTDKSQIPRQVRHLREEHLVGGSIYFSSRSLTDNLAGLQDSMRNDLYRAPALPPTMPWLDSIAPNAPFGLLVKSLANGKMNTLFWQKPDAASDGESAYGYVVYRFAEGERVNIKDPSKIISISYDADKLQYTDDDIKPRHRYKYVVTAIDRMKNESRPSDSREVDEDL
- a CDS encoding L-serine ammonia-lyase, producing the protein MSKEQISVFDMFKIGIGPSSSHTLGPWRAAQQFTHVLHIQGVLAEVEQVKILLYGSLAKTGAGHGTDIAVLLGLSGDDPVTFDVDRVTPKVEHIKAVGELEVGGERKIPFSYTEDLLFLYTESLPFHPNAVTFQAFLASGKAITETYYSIGGGFVVQENDNESVLSEVDLPFPVDTAQELLHWTMKTGLKISELVLENECAWREESETVAGVLNIYKTIYECIYRGCHTGGTLPGGLNVERRAAKLNKKLMQGRSYQDYASWVMAIREGGQNFQYILDWVSCFALAVNEENASFGRVVTAPTNGASGVIPAVLQYFITFHDGMRENKIIQFILTASEIGSIFKKNATISAAMGGCQAEIGVSSAMAAGALTEVLGGSQRQVLMAAEIAMEHHLGLTCDPIGGLVQIPCIERNTMGAIKAITAAQLALQSNPDKAKVSLDTVVKTMWETALDMNAKYKETADGGLAVHIPLSLPEC
- a CDS encoding MBL fold metallo-hydrolase — encoded protein: MKYCAIASGSNGNCYYIAKDDSAILIDAGINSKHIHLRMYNLGILPTQVKAIFITHEHSDHIKGLSVFAKKYDLPVYITRGSYDGSRLHLPSHLVNIIAPNDVVDVGGLRVYGIPKFHDAKEPCSFLVSDGTYNIGVLTDIGRPCENVQHVIQHSDVLLLESNYDEDMLRTGRYSYFLKNRISSGWGHLSNRAAAELFNQYRTERLKHLILTHLSGENNTVELVHQTFEPHCDRIQLHVATRYRETELFDLAQLLISPSLLSGNVCAG
- a CDS encoding DUF4198 domain-containing protein, whose translation is MKVLISLFTFLTALLYSFSSNAHALWIESSPSGTVNQPHEVRVYYGEYATNERDNIEKWYSDVKDFTLLLYVPGKEPVQVELTNKGDHFGGSFQPTVEGTYFLSIVKAPKDLGGDTKYEFSSLVPVQVGKSTKLDYSSLKNPLQVELLNATVVKKGASLQAKVTSAGQAVPNAKVSVFSSTGWGKEFVADAAGIVTFDALWSGAYVLEASIFEQKSGEHEGKPYTSSWQGSTTFLQVK